A section of the Gottschalkia purinilytica genome encodes:
- a CDS encoding DUF2815 family protein: protein MNNKNRTKVITGVNTRLSYFHGWEPVSINGGAEKYSVSVLIPKTDKETINAINAAVDAAIEEGIAKFGGKKPNKAAIKLPLRDGDVERDDEAYKGHYFVNANSTTPPQIVDKAVKPILDRNEVYSGCYARVSLNFYAFNSNGNKGVACGLGNIQKIRDGEPLGSRTTAADDFTTIEDDDFLA, encoded by the coding sequence ATGAATAATAAAAACAGAACGAAGGTTATTACTGGTGTAAACACACGTCTCAGCTACTTTCATGGCTGGGAACCGGTATCCATCAATGGTGGAGCAGAAAAGTATAGTGTATCGGTATTAATTCCTAAAACAGATAAGGAAACCATAAATGCCATCAATGCAGCAGTTGATGCAGCTATTGAAGAGGGCATTGCAAAGTTTGGCGGTAAAAAACCAAATAAGGCTGCTATCAAGCTGCCACTTCGAGATGGTGATGTAGAACGAGATGATGAGGCTTATAAAGGACATTATTTCGTAAATGCCAACAGTACTACTCCGCCTCAGATTGTAGATAAAGCAGTCAAGCCCATTCTGGATCGCAACGAGGTATACAGTGGTTGCTATGCAAGAGTGTCACTTAATTTCTATGCTTTCAATTCTAACGGGAACAAGGGTGTGGCCTGCGGACTTGGTAACATCCAGAAGATTAGAGACGGAGAGCCTTTAGGCAGCAGAACCACAGCGGCTGATGATTTCACCACAATTGAAGATGATGATTTCCTAGCATAA
- a CDS encoding DNA polymerase gives MNSISIDIETFSSANLQKCGVYRYAESDDFEILLFGYSVDGGAVQVVDLASGEKIPNEIINALMDNSVTKWTFNAMFERVCLSKWLNITDYLDPTSWKCSMVWSAYMGLPLSLEGVGAVLGLEKQKLTEGKDLIKYFCTPCSPTKSNGGRVRNLPKHDIDKWERFKAYNLRDVEAEMSIQQRLSKFPLPENIWSEYHLDQKINDRGISIDMAFVKQAVKMDEKSREKLMALMQDITNLENPNSVQQMKEWLADNGLETDSLGKKAVAEMLKKAPEPLDTVLELRLQLAKSSVKKYTAMENAVCNDGRARGMFQFYGANRTGRFSGRLIQLQNLPQNHMPDLEQARALVRSGNFDALTLLYDSIPEVLSELIRTAFVPQEGMKFIVADFSAIEARVIAWLAGEKWRIDVFQNGGDIYCASASKMFNVPVEKNGVNGHLRQKGKIAELALGYGGSVGALKSMGALEMGIEEEELQPLVTAWRQSNPNITKLWWDVDRAVKTCVKQKTPTETHGIKFIYQSGMFFIVLPSGRRLSYVKPRMGENVFGGESVTYEGVGGMKKWERIESYGPKFVENIVQAISRDILCHAMQTLKNCSIVAHVHDEIIIEADMSMSLSTICEQMTRTPTWANGLLLSADGYECQFYQKD, from the coding sequence ATGAATTCTATTTCAATTGATATTGAAACATTTAGTAGTGCCAATCTTCAAAAATGTGGAGTCTACCGTTATGCCGAGAGTGATGATTTTGAAATTCTATTGTTTGGTTATTCGGTTGATGGCGGTGCAGTTCAGGTGGTCGATCTTGCCTCCGGAGAGAAAATCCCTAATGAAATAATCAATGCTCTTATGGATAATTCCGTTACCAAATGGACCTTTAATGCTATGTTTGAGCGTGTTTGCCTATCAAAATGGCTTAACATTACTGATTATCTTGACCCTACATCCTGGAAATGTTCAATGGTATGGTCGGCTTATATGGGACTTCCGCTTTCTCTTGAAGGTGTCGGTGCAGTCTTAGGATTGGAAAAGCAAAAATTGACGGAAGGCAAAGACCTCATTAAATATTTCTGTACACCTTGCTCCCCTACTAAATCAAACGGAGGACGAGTTCGTAATCTGCCAAAACACGATATTGATAAATGGGAGCGATTTAAAGCATATAACCTCCGTGATGTGGAAGCCGAGATGTCAATACAGCAGAGACTATCTAAATTCCCGCTTCCAGAGAATATATGGTCAGAATATCATCTTGACCAGAAAATAAATGACCGTGGTATCTCTATAGACATGGCTTTTGTAAAACAAGCCGTCAAGATGGATGAAAAGTCGCGGGAAAAGCTAATGGCTTTAATGCAAGATATAACTAATTTGGAGAATCCAAACTCTGTACAACAAATGAAAGAATGGCTTGCTGATAATGGATTGGAAACAGATAGCCTTGGTAAAAAAGCGGTTGCTGAGATGTTAAAGAAAGCACCTGAACCACTAGACACCGTTTTGGAACTTCGTCTGCAGCTTGCGAAATCATCAGTAAAAAAATATACGGCAATGGAGAATGCGGTATGCAATGATGGCCGTGCTAGAGGAATGTTTCAGTTTTATGGAGCCAACAGAACAGGCAGATTTTCGGGTAGGCTGATTCAACTGCAAAATCTCCCTCAAAACCATATGCCCGATTTGGAACAGGCTCGTGCTTTAGTTCGTAGCGGAAACTTTGATGCTCTTACCTTACTTTATGATTCTATCCCGGAGGTACTATCGGAACTTATCCGTACTGCTTTTGTACCGCAGGAGGGTATGAAGTTTATAGTTGCAGATTTCTCTGCGATTGAAGCTCGCGTTATTGCCTGGCTTGCGGGAGAAAAATGGAGAATAGATGTATTCCAAAATGGCGGTGACATTTACTGTGCAAGTGCATCTAAGATGTTTAACGTACCTGTAGAGAAAAACGGTGTTAATGGACATCTTCGTCAGAAGGGAAAAATTGCTGAATTAGCCCTAGGTTACGGTGGATCTGTTGGAGCACTAAAATCAATGGGTGCTTTGGAGATGGGAATTGAAGAAGAGGAACTTCAACCTCTTGTAACGGCTTGGAGACAATCCAATCCCAATATTACAAAACTATGGTGGGATGTTGACCGCGCTGTAAAAACCTGCGTTAAGCAGAAAACTCCTACAGAAACACACGGCATTAAATTTATATATCAAAGTGGAATGTTCTTTATTGTCCTTCCTTCCGGCAGGCGGCTTTCCTATGTGAAACCTCGTATGGGAGAGAATGTATTTGGTGGCGAGTCAGTCACTTATGAAGGGGTCGGAGGGATGAAAAAGTGGGAAAGAATCGAAAGTTATGGACCAAAATTTGTAGAGAATATTGTCCAGGCAATCAGTCGTGACATTTTGTGTCATGCCATGCAGACGTTAAAGAATTGTTCCATTGTGGCTCATGTACACGATGAAATTATAATCGAAGCGGATATGAGTATGTCACTTTCTACTATTTGTGAACAAATGACTAGAACACCAACATGGGCAAATGGCCTGTTACTTAGTGCTGATGGCTATGAGTGTCAGTTTTATCAAAAAGATTAA